Within Eggerthella sp. YY7918, the genomic segment CCCTATCGAACGACCCCAACTGGTACAAGGGGAAATTCGTCTATCCGAACTACACTGAGGACGGCCTCTGCGAACTGGAGAGCGCTTTTGCCCCCGTCCTGAAAAGGGTGGCGGCCCTGTGCGTGCCGAACGCCCCGTTCACGTGCGTCGGCGATGACGACGCGAGAATCATCGCGTCTTTTGTGGCGAATGCGATTGCTCGCCATCCCAGCGTGTTCAAGCCCCTCCGGAATGAGCTTATGTTGTCGGCTTCGGAAGAAGACCTCTCTCCGTATCGCGACCTTATGAGGGCTCTGGGGCACGAGGGCGCGTTCGAGGGGGTGGCGGCGGAAGGCGTCACGCGCCGCCTGCTGCTAGATACGGGCGACGGGTCCTACCAAGGGCTCATCGTAGGAGAGCTGCTCGAAATGGAGGGGATCGTCCTGCGCGCGCCCGGGTGCGCCTCGTTCGCCACCGCGTCTTTCCCCGTCCTCCCCGTTGTTCGGGAAACAGGGGGGCGGGATCGCCTCTCCTCTCTGTACTGCCCTATCAGCCCGAATGCGGCCGTCATCTACGGCCCCGGCCCCCGTCGGGGGATGGGAGGTTGCGAGCTGCTCGGCGCGCGCGATGTCGTCAGGCTCAACGCCGCCTACTTCGAGGCGGACTTCGTCCGCTTCGTCGTAGCGAAGGACAGGCGGACCCTGGAAGAGGCCCGCTCTTTCGCCGAGGCTAAACGGCCTTCTCCACCCTCTCGCCGATCCATTTGACGACCGGGACGGCCATGGCGTTTCCGAGGGCTTTGTAACGACGGCCGTCCGGAGCCGGCTTGCCGCGGAACTCCACGTTCGTCCAGTTGTCCGGGAAGCCTTGCAGCCTCTCGCACTCCAACGGCGTGAGCCGCCTGACCGCCGGACCCTGCAGGACGTGGCTCGCCTGCTTGACGCCGGGATGCGCGGCGAGCGCGCCCACGTGGCTGCCCGACCCGCCGACGAAGCGCACCTCGTCGCGCGTGTTCTGGGCGAACGCCGCGACGGGGCCCACGCACGACGGGGAGCCGCCCACCTTCAGCGTGCCCGCCAGGTCCACGTCGCACGCCGCGTTGGCCGCGTCCCCCGAAAGGCACGCCATGGGCGGCCCCTTGGCGGCGTTCGCCGTGAGGCACCCGCACAGGCCGTCGCCCACGTGCGCGTTCGCATGGGTGGACGCGAGGCACAGGGCCTCGCGCGGCGGCCCGCCCGCAGGCAGGGCCACGGCGTGGCGGTCGGCGGCGGTGAGGGTGTACATGCCTTTCTCGTCGGGGTCGCAGAAGCCCGCGCCATTGCCCCCGTTTTCAGGCTTTCGGCCTATGGAGTTGCCAACGATGCCGTAGACGGCGGGCGCGTGCCAGTCGGCCGTGAGGGTGGGCGATTGCTCGGCGGCGTGGCCTACCGACCCGCTGGCGGGGGCGGCGGAGTACTTGAAGCCTGCCGTTCGAGCGCCTCCTCCAGCTGCGGCGGCAAGGAGCGCCCTCTTCTCCTTGCCCGGCGGATGATCCCAGCGCATGCAGTGGGGCTCAAATAGTACCTCGCAGGCACGGGCGGCGCTTCCAAGCACTCCGACAAGAAAGACACGCTCGCGTCGCTGGGCCAAGCCGAAGAATTGCGCGTCCAGAATTCTCCATGCCAGACCGTACCCGACCTCATCCATCGCCCGGAGCAGGCATCGGAAAGCCTCCCCGTTCTCGCTCGAGAGCGCTCCCGGGACGTTCTCCCAGACAAAGCATCTCGGCATGACCTCACGTACAGCTCGAATAAATTCGAGCATGAGGCCCGACTCGCCTTTGAGCCCCGTTCTCTTTCCGGCGACGGAAAAGCTCTGGCACGGGCTTCCGCCGATGACAACGTCGATCTCGCCACGCATCTCCTTCCACTCGACCTTCGATATATCTCCCAGGTTGGGCACGCTCGGGAAGCGAGTAGCGAGAACCGCGTTGCAGAACGGGTCGATCTCGCTGAAGGCGACCGCCTCCCAGCCGAGCGGCCCCCACGCGCAGCTCGCCGCCTCTATGCCTGAGAAAAGGCTCACGTACCTCACGAAGCCCCCTTCCCGCCGCGCGCTGCGGCGTTGGCTATTGACGACACCTTGCCGGGGGCGGCGCCCTCCCCGAACACGGCGACCATGCTCGGAAAGGGCGCGGGGCCCTGAGCGACGCCGGCGAGCTCGAACCTGATGCGGCCGCGAACGAGCCTTATCTCTGCATGGCCGAGGATGTAACGGAGGAACCACTCGGTGTCCGTGCGCGCCGCCACCAGCAGCGCGACCGTCGTGCGCGGCTTGGCGCCCTCGATTGCCGCCTTGCGCGCCCATGCCCCGACGCCCCGGCCGTAGGGCGGATTCACCCACACTCTCTCGCCGCCCCAGTCAGCCGCGAGCCCGTCGTCTCGTTTGGTGAGGTGCCTTTCGCATTTGGCGTTGGCGTCCGAGCTCGCCGCGTCAAGGGTGAAGTGGAACTCGGAATCGAGCGCCGAGAACAGCCACGCGGGGGTCTCCCAGTCGTCGCGCGCCGACGAGAAGGCCGCCCCGCCGGCGCCGGTGAAGCCGCCTGGCGGCGCTGCTGCCGCGCTTTTCACCGGCATAGCCCCGCCGCCTTTCGGATGGGCACCTCGCGCTCGCACACGTCAACGATGTGCAGGCACAGCCTCTCGGGGATGCGCCCGCGCTCGCGCGCGTTCGCCAGGCCCTGCGTGCCGGACTTCGACCCGCGCGGCGCCGACTCGTGGCAGGGCGCCCCGTTGCGGCACGGCGGGCAGAATCGCGGGTCGGAGGCGTTCGTGAATATGTCGGTCGGCTTCATGGCCCTCGCGCCGTATTGGCAGTAGGTGACGGTGTGGCGGGGGATGACCGCCATCATGTCCTGCTTGCGCAGGCCCGCGCGCGGGTTCTCTATGAAGTAGAGCGCCGGCCTCAGATCGCGGATGAGGCGGAGCATCGCCAGATCCACCCGGTCGCATTTGAGCGCGTAGTCGCTCACGGGGTCCAGGTTGCCGGTGTTGGCGTTCTTGCGCCTGTGGCGCGATATGCCCGCCATGGAGAACGTGGCGCAGTCCGGCGACGCCCACACCACGTCGGGCCGGCCGAATGCGCGCAGGACGTCCGGCGCTTTCAGGAACTCGATGTCGGCGTGGAGGTCGGCGGGCAGCGATTCGTCCCACTCCACCGAGAACACCTCGTGGCCCCGCTTTTCGAACGCCTCGCCGATGGAGCGCGTTCCGCTGAACAGTTCGAGCACTTTCATAAACATTCCCCCTTCGCGAAAAGGAATGCCCCGGCGTTGCCGCCAAGGCGCTCCATCGACCGATTCCGGTTTGCCGGCGATGAGGCGCATCTCGCGCGGCGCGGTGTGCGCCCTCACCGTTCGAACTCCTTTTTCTTTTCGGCACGTTCCGGCTCATGACCGTCGTCGCACAGCTGCTCGGGGCCGCTTTTTCCCACGTCGAGCAGGGCGTCGAGCTCCGCGAGGCGGGCGGACTTCTCTTTCAGCTCGCCTTCGTGGGGAAAAGGTTTGGTGGCCTCGGTGCGCGCAGCCTCCATCTGCCTGCGGGCTTCTTCGAGGCGCGCGCGGCACTCGTCAGCCTCCGCGCCCATCTTGGCGATGGCGTTGTCCAGCCTCGTCACGGCGCCTGCCGCATCACCGCCCAGCTCGCATTTGTGCTCGGCTTCGCCGACGATGCGCATCTCGAACGCCGCGCTCATGCGGTCGAACGTCAACTCCAGGGAGAACCCCCGGTACGACCCGAGCGGCATGGCCCCCGTCTCGGTCATCTCGCCGCGCGCCGCGAGCACCGCCTCGCCTGCCGCCGCACGCTCCCGGAAGGCGGTGCCGCGCACTTCCATCGAAAATGCCTCCTTCGTCGGCGGCGGGTTCGCCCTTGCCTTCGCGACATCGGCCTCCAGCGATTCGAGGCGCGCCGACAGCGACGCCATGCGCTGCGGGTAGTCCTTGGCGGCCTTGTCCTCCAGCGCGTACTTCTGCGCTAGGTGGTCGGCCTTCAGCATCCGCAGGCGGGACACCTCGACATCGAGGCCCATGCGCTCCTTGACGAGCGGGTTTCCCGTGGCGAGCGCTTTGAGCTCGGCGTAGGAAAGCGCCGCCTCGTCAACGTCGGCGGCTGTGCGAACGGGCGACTTCGAGGTCATGACCTGCGCTATGAATCGCTGCTTTCCCTCTACGAGCTGGTAGAGGTACGCGTCGAAGGTGCCTTCGGTGACGTAGCGGTACGCCTCCACCTCGGCATTCATGTTGCCCTGGCGCTCGATGCGCCCGAGGCGCTGCTGGAGGTCGGCGGGGCGCCACGGGCAGTCGAGGTCGTGGATGGCGGCGAGCCTGCGCTGCACGTTGGTGCCCGCGCCCATCTTCTGCGTGGACCCCATGAGGATGCGCACGGCTCCGGCGTTCACCTTCCCGAAGAGGGCGAGCTTCTTCGCCTCGGTGTCGGTGTCGTGGATGAACGCCACCTCGCCCTCGGGCACGCCGCGCGCCACGAGCTTGCGGCGCAGATCGTCGTACACGTTGAAGGACCCGTCGCCCTTCGGGGTGGAGAGGTCGCAGAACACGAGCTGGGTGAGCCTTTCCTCGGCGCCGTCGCGCCATATGCGCAGCACGTTCTCGCAGCAAGCGTTCACCTTGCTGCCCTCGAAGTCGGGCAGCGCGGGGTCGGCGAGGCGTTGGTCGAGGGCTATCTTGCGGCCGTCGTTGGTGATGAGGAGCATGTTGTCCTTCTCGGCGGGCACACTGCCCGCCCTCACCGCCTCGGCGCGCTCGGCGAGCCCCGCCACCAGCTCGCGCTGGACGGGGGAGGGCTGCACCGCCACGTTGCGCAGATGCACCTTGGGCGTGGGAAGCGCCAGCGTGTCCGCCGTCTGCACGTCGGCGACCTGTTTGAACATGGACATGAGCTCGGGTAGGTTATAGAAGCGCGAGAAGCGCGTTTTCTGCCGATAGCCCGTGCCTTCGGGGGCCAGCTCCAATGCCGTCACTGTCTCGCCGAACGTGGACGCCCAGCAGTCGAAGTGGGAAAACCCCAAGCGCTCCAGCTCGCCGTATTGCAGGTAGCGCTGCATGGTGTAGAGCTCCGCCATCGAGTTGGACACCGGCGTGCCCGTGGCGAACACCGTGCCGCGTCCGCCGGTCTGCTCGTCGAGGATGCGGCACTTCATGAACAGGTCGGAAGACTTCATGGCCTCGCTCTGGGCGATGCCGCTGACGTTTCGCATCTTGGTGTGGAAGAACAGGTTCTTGTAGTAGTGGGCCTCGTCCACGAAGATCCGGTCGACGCCGAGCTCCTCGAACGTGAGCACGTCGTCCTTGTCGGTTTGGTCAGCGAACTTGGCGAGTCTCACGTTCAGGCGCTTCTTCGTGATCTCCATCTGCTTCACGCTGAACCGTTCGCCGTGCTGCGCCTTGATCTCGGCTATGCCGTCGGAGAGCTCGGCGATCTGGCTCTCTATGAACGCTCGCTGACGCTCCACCGATACGGGTATCTTCTCGAACTGGGTGTGCCCCATGATCACGCCGTCCCAGTCCCCCGAGGCGATGCGGGCGCAGAAGCGCCTGCGGTTGCGCCGCTCGAAGTCGCGCTTGGTGGCCACCAGCAAATTGGCGGCGGGGTAGAGCCTCAGCCATTCCGACGCCCACTGCCCCGTGAGGTGGTTCGGCACGACGAACAGGGGCTTGGAGCAAAGCCCTATGCGCCGCAATTCCATGGCGGCCGCCGCCATGGTGAATGTCTTGCCCGCTCCCACCTCGTGGGCGAGAAGCGCGTTTTTCCCGTAGAGGATGCGGGCGACGGCGTTTCTCTGGTGCGGCCTCAGCTCTATCTCGGGGTTCATGCCGGGAAACGCCAGGTGCGAGCCGTCGAACTCGCGCGGGCGGATGGCGTTGAACCGCTCGTTGTAGGCGGCGACCAGCCTCTCCCTGCGCGCCTGGTCTGAGAACACCCACTCCTTGAAGGCCGCCTTGATGGCCTCCTGCTTGGCGAGCGCCACCGCCGTCTCCTTCTTGTTGAGGACGGGTTTCTTCTTGCCGTTTTCGTCCTCGACGTAATCGACCACGCGCGCGTCCTTGAGGTTGAGCGTCTCCTCGATGATGTGGTAGGCGCTCATGCGGCGCGTGCCGTAGGTCGACAGCGCGCGCACGTTCGAGCCGTCGCGGCCCTTGCCCTCGATGCGCCACTGCGCCGTGGCGGCGGAATACCTCACGGCCACCTGTTCGCGGACCCAGTAGGACGGGTCGAGCAGGTGGAGCACGAACTCACGCACGTCGTCGGCGGGGATCCACGTCGCTCCGAGGCGCACGCTTATCTCGGCCGCCCCCAAATCGGGCGGCTGGGCGCAGCGCAGCGCCTCGATATTGGGAATGTACGAGGGGTCGGACGCGGCCGTCAGCTCGGCGATGCGCAGCTTCGCCCGCACGTTGCCGGAGAGGTATTCGTCGGCGGGCTGCCAGACGGGCTGCTCTCCGGTCGCCGTGGGAACGCGGAATATGGCGCCTTTCAGCGCTTCGGCCAGTTCGTTTTCCCCCATTCCGGTCAACCTCGCCATGTAGGGCAGATCGACCCGTCCGCGTTCAGACAGCGAGGCAGCCAGCGCCGCCTGGGGGTCGTCGGCGTGCGTCACGGGCGCGTTGGGCCGTATCGTGCGCTTGGAGAACATGTCCGCCTTGCGCTCGAAGTTCCCCTCGCCGTCGAGGATCTCCAATGCGCACAGCAGCGGGTAGGAGGAATCCTGCTTGAGCGCGGCGGCGTTCGCGCGCGAGTTCAGGATGCCGTGCTTCGCCGCGTAGGCGTCGTAGAGCGCGTTGAGCCTTGCGCGCTCAGCCTCCACCTCCGCATCGGGCGCGCCGTCCTTTTCGAGCGTTATGAGCCGTCGGGCGCAATCCCGTAGGGGGATCATTCCCCCGATTCGCTCAGCGGCCGCCTTCGAGGGATTCTGCCGGTGCATGAGGGGACCCATGCGGAAGTAGAGGGCGCCGCCAGATTCGGCGTAGGACCAGTCGCGCACGTCCGGGTCTGCGGGGATGGCGTCGCCGGGCTCGCTTTCGGGCGCATCCCATTCGGGGATGCGGGCGGTCATCTTGCCGAGGGCTTCGCGCAGCGCTTCTTCCAAGTCGGTGCCGGGCTTCGGCCTGCATTCGGAGTCCGCCCGCCCGTAGGCGTTCGTCGTCGCGGCGAGCTCGCCGAGCACCATGTCGGGGTGGGATGCGAAGTAGGAGTTCACGTCGATGCCCGCCTCGACGCGCTCGGTGTGCGCCCATTCGGGCTCGCAGACCTCGGCGCGCTCGCGCTTCTGGAGGATGACCACGTCCGCCGTGACTTCGGCATGCGGCGAGAAGGCCGTGTTGGGCAGGCGGACCGCTCCCACGAGCTCGGCGCGCTCGGCGATCCTTCTGCGGGCGGCGGGATTCTTCTTGTCGAGCGTGCCTTTGGACGTGACGAAAGCCACGATGCCTCCCGGCCTCACCAAGTCGAGCGCCCTCGCGAAGAACCAATCGTGCACGAGCAGCCCCTCGTCCCGATGGCGGGGATCGTCGACCTGGTAGCTGCCGAAGGGCACGTTTCCCACCGCGACGTCGAACGATTCGTCGTCGAGGTCTGCGTGCTCGAAGCCGCCGTGGATGATCTCCGCGGACGGATGGAGGGCGCGGGCGATGCGCGCGGTCAGGCCGTCGAGCTCCACGCCGACGAGGCGGCAGCCCGCAAGCGCCTCCGGCATGGCGGCGAAGAACGCGCCCGTGCCGCATGACGGCTCCAGCACCCTGCCGCCCGAAAGCCCCATGCCCCGGATGGCCTCCCATATGGGGCGCGCGATCTCCTGCGGGGTGTAGAACGCCGTGAGCGTGGAGGCGCGCGCCGCCGCGTACTCCCCGTCGGAGAGCAGCTGGCGCAGCCGGGCCTTCTCGTGCGCCCATTTCCCCGATTCCTCGTCGAACGCGTCGGCGAGGCCGCCCCAGCCCACGTAGCGCGCGAGCGCTTCGCGCTCTGCGGCGTCGGGCGGGCGGCCTTCCCCCTCGACGGCGACGAGCGCTTCGATGGCCGCGATGTTGCCGCGCAGCCGCCCGAGCGGGGTGGCGAGCTGTTCGGGATACTCATTTGCCCCATCGTCGAACGAGAAAGCCAGCTGGCCCCGTTCGGGCGGCTTTGCCTCGGAACGGCGGGAGGCGGGCTTGTCGCCCGCCTCCCTTCGGCTTGTCTTGGTTTTCTCTTGGCCGCGCTGCTTTTCTAGGCGTACACGACCTTCATCGCCGCCGCTTCGCGGGCCGCTGCCGCCGCCTCGGCCATCTTCGCCGCCCACGCTGCCGGATCCGCCACCTTCGCCGCTTCGTCCAACCCCCTGCTCTTCGCCACGCGGGCCGCCAGGTCGTCCGCCATCGCCTCCGCGAGGGCTTCCGTCTCGGCCAGGTGCCTCGCCAGCGCCCCCTGCGCCAGCAGGTCCGCCCGCAGCTCGGGCTTGCTCGATCTCAGGTATTCGTCCCTCATCAGCGCGAACGGCCCCAGGTTCGCCGCCGCTTCCTCTTCCGTTGCCAGGGTCGGCAGCAGAAGACCACCGCCCTCCCTGTACGCCATCTCCATCGCCTCTCCTTTCATCGGGCTCTTTTGCCGGATTATGGACGGCGGCGGCCAAGGGCGCAAACGTGCGATGGGATGCTTCCGGGGCTCTTTCCCGCATCGCGGGGGCTATCGTGCGCAGGACGGCTGCGGCGGCGCTTGCCGTGCGGCAGCCGAGCGCGTTCATCGCCCGGACCGTGCCGAACATCGGCAGGGCGTCCGCCGCGCGCGGCGTGATGAGCGCGCCGCCTTCGATGCCGCAGCGCGACGCCGCCTCGTAGGCGGCAGATGCCGCCGCGAGCTCCAGAAGCAGATCCCCGGCCTCGGGGGCTTCGAGGCGTTCCAGGCCGCTTCCGCCGCGCGCTTCCCCGATGGCCGCGACGGCCGATTCCGCGTTTTCGCGTACGGCGGCGCTCGCCGCCTCGGCGATGGCCTCGATGGTGCCTTTCCTGGCATCAGCCCCGAAGGATTCATGGAGGGCGCCGACGATGGCCGCCTCCTGCTCCGGGCCGCCAGCCCAAAGCGGCAGCGGGCGGGCGGCGCGCCCGGGCGCCGTGTCCGACACGTCGAAGTAGTAGCGCAACCGCCCCGTTCCCGGGGCTCCGAACACGGCGATTCCGACTGATCCGCGCTTCACCCGCCGGCCGAACAGGGCATCCCAGCGCTCCAATTCCAACACCGCCTTGGCGTCCGGGCGCTGCGCGTGGACGAGCGCCTGCTCCGGGAAGGGCAGCTTGTAGTTGCGGCCCGCCGATTCGAGGAACGCCTTCCACGCCTCGGGGCTTTCGCTCAAAGCGACGAGGGTCGTTCGGTAGAGTTCTTCAATGGTCCGGTACGTGCTCGCCACGCGTCACCTCCTCGGAAGCTTCGTAGGTTCGCTCGCAGGCGTGATTTCCCGCGGGCCCCTTGGTTAGAATCGGCCAAATCCTCCAATAGACGGGAGTTTTTCATGAGGAAGCTGCTCGCCCTGCTCAGGCTGGTGGCCGCCGTTTTCGCTCTGGCGGCTGCCGCCTACGTTTGCCTCGTCGTTTTCGGCGTTTTCTCGGCTCTCGACAGCGCGACCTCCGGGTATTCCATCTACCGCTAGCCGGCAGGTGGCGAATGGCCCTCGCGGGCCGCCCGCCCGCCGCGCGCGTTCTCATCGGATCTCGGGGATTTCGCGCTCGCCGAGTTCTTCGGCGTCCTTCTCGCGGCACCGCTTCATAGCGACGGCAAGGCATCCGAAGCCGGCCGCCGCGATGGCGGCCGAGACGGCGGCCAAGGGCGCGAGGTTCACGCCGGTCTTGTCGAAGGGCTCGCCCCCTTCGACTGCGGGCGCAGGGGTCGCCTCGTCCTCCATGGTCACTGTCTGAACGTCGCCCGTGGCCTCGACCTCGAATTCAACGTCCTCCGCCAGCTCATAGCCCTCGGGCGCGCTTTCCTCGTGCAAGGTGTACGTTCCCGGCGCGAGCTTCTCTATGCGGTGGGGCTCTTCGGCGGAAACCCACTCCTCCACCACGGCGCCCTCGGCGTCGAGCACCTGCATGGCCGCCCCGGAAAGCGGCGCGCCCGTTTCCGCGTCCACCTTCTCGGCATCGACCTTGGTGAAGTCGTCCTCCATGGTCACCTTCTGGGAAACCTGGCCGGACACCACCTCGAAATCCACGCTGTTTGCGACCAGGTAGCCCTCGGGGGCGATCTCCTCGCGCAGGGTGTAGGAGCCCTCGTCGAGCACGATCTCGTGCGGCTCTTCCCCGGACACCCATTCGTCCACCACGTTGCCTTCGGCGTCGGTCACTTGGAGCGTGGCGCCCGGAAGCTCCTCGCCCGTCACGATGTCGGCTTTGGAGATGGAGACGTGCGGCTTGTCCGAGTTCACCAGCGTCCCGAGGTCGATGGTCGCGCCGTCTCGGTACACGCTCACCTCGAACGCGGGGATGAGTTCCCGGTCGGCGTTCGCCTCGCAGGGCTGCTCTTCCACGATGTAGGCGTCATACGGCAGCGCGCCCAAGGCGTCGTCGGGCTCCCCGCCGCCGAACCACACGCCGGACTCCGCCGTGCCGCCGTTGGTGTCGGCGGTGTGGGGGTTCCACGACGCGGCGGTGGATGCGCAGCCGTTGGCGTCGGTGACGATGGTGTGGCTTTCTCCAGTGGTGGCGCTGGTGACGAGGAACGGCACGCCGGCCATGCGGCCTTGGTCGCCCTCGCCGACCTTCACGAGTTTCAAGTCGCCTCGGATGACCTGCTCAGTGAGCTCGTCGGCCACCTCGTGTTCGAAAACGGGCGATTCGCTGCCCGCCATGTCCGCTGTGACGGTTATCTCGTGGGCCTCGGGGTCGGGCAGGTAGCCGGCGGGCGCTTTCGTCTCCTTGATGGTCACGGTGCCGAGGGGGATGCCCTCGAAAGGCAGCTTCGAGTTCTCCACGACGCCCTTCGCGGTCACGTATTCGCCGCCGTGAAGGTAGGTGGCCTCGTACTCCGCGCCGTCGAGAGATGCGGCTCCCTGTGGCTCGGGCAGCAAGGTTTCGGCGTCTTTCTTGATGAGCGTGAGATTCACCGTGACGGGGGCGTCTTGCGCGTTCACGTGAACGTTGCCGCCGGCGACCGTCACGTGGAACTCCTCCTGGGAAAGCGCGTAGCCCGCTGGCGCGCTGATCTCGCGCACGACGTAGTCGCCGTTGGGCAGCTTCTCGGAGGTCTGCCCGTGGCCGCTCTCGTCGGTGGTGAACTGCGCCACGAGGCTTCCGCCCTGGTAGACGCCGTAGACCGCGCCGGCGAGCGTGTACTCGCCGTTGCCGGCCGTCACCGACGCATCGGCGCTCGTCTTGTCGAGCGTGACGAAGCCGCCCTCGGACAGCCCCCTGTACACGGCGAAGCTGGCGTAGGTCTTGCCGTGCCCGCCGTCGATGCCCCACATGTAGTCGAATCGCACGTTGCAGGTGCCGAAGTGTTCGCTCCATGCGTGATAGACCGTTGCGCCTTCGCCCGCGATGGCGCAGTGCACGGTGGCACCCGACGCGTTGGAGAACACGATGACGTCGCCCGGCTTCACGGTTCCCGCCGCGAACGCGGCGTTGTAGTCATCCGCCGACGAGCCGCGGAACGTCTCGTGCGCGGCGCAGAACGCCGCGATGGCGTCCGTTCCGCAGTTGCCGGGGCTTCCGCCGGGCCAGCTCAGCCCGTAGACGTTGGCGATGACCCAGCCGACGAACCCCGAGCAATCCCAGCCCGAGGTGCCTTTGCCTCCCCAGACGTAGGGCGTGCCCATCAGGTCTTCTATGCCGCCTTTCACTTCCTCCCAAGTGGCGTCGCTGAGCGAGCCGTCTGCCGCGTATGCCGCTTGGCTGCGCGAAGGAAGCCCCGCGAACACCGCCGCCGCGACGAGGAGGGCCGCGAGCATGCAGCGGATTATCTTGCCCGCAGCGCGGCCGTTGGTTGCCTGTGCTTTCATGTTCTTCTCCTTGCGTTGTCGTTTTCTGCGTTTGCGTGCCGGACGTTCGGATCGCCCTTACATTCCGTGCTCCCTTCTCTCGCTTTGAGGCCGTCAGCTTTCCGCGGGCTGCGCGTACACGAGCGTCCTCTCGTTCGCGTAGGTCGTGTACGAGCAGGTCACGAACGTGAACAGCTGCGAAGCGTTTTCGTCGTTCGATATGCGCACGTCG encodes:
- a CDS encoding SpaA isopeptide-forming pilin-related protein → MKAQATNGRAAGKIIRCMLAALLVAAAVFAGLPSRSQAAYAADGSLSDATWEEVKGGIEDLMGTPYVWGGKGTSGWDCSGFVGWVIANVYGLSWPGGSPGNCGTDAIAAFCAAHETFRGSSADDYNAAFAAGTVKPGDVIVFSNASGATVHCAIAGEGATVYHAWSEHFGTCNVRFDYMWGIDGGHGKTYASFAVYRGLSEGGFVTLDKTSADASVTAGNGEYTLAGAVYGVYQGGSLVAQFTTDESGHGQTSEKLPNGDYVVREISAPAGYALSQEEFHVTVAGGNVHVNAQDAPVTVNLTLIKKDAETLLPEPQGAASLDGAEYEATYLHGGEYVTAKGVVENSKLPFEGIPLGTVTIKETKAPAGYLPDPEAHEITVTADMAGSESPVFEHEVADELTEQVIRGDLKLVKVGEGDQGRMAGVPFLVTSATTGESHTIVTDANGCASTAASWNPHTADTNGGTAESGVWFGGGEPDDALGALPYDAYIVEEQPCEANADRELIPAFEVSVYRDGATIDLGTLVNSDKPHVSISKADIVTGEELPGATLQVTDAEGNVVDEWVSGEEPHEIVLDEGSYTLREEIAPEGYLVANSVDFEVVSGQVSQKVTMEDDFTKVDAEKVDAETGAPLSGAAMQVLDAEGAVVEEWVSAEEPHRIEKLAPGTYTLHEESAPEGYELAEDVEFEVEATGDVQTVTMEDEATPAPAVEGGEPFDKTGVNLAPLAAVSAAIAAAGFGCLAVAMKRCREKDAEELGEREIPEIR